From the genome of Malus domestica chromosome 04, GDT2T_hap1, one region includes:
- the LOC103432243 gene encoding phosphoglycerate mutase-like protein AT74 translates to MQQQNCKSRLQQVLPKRIILMRHGESQGNLDTAAYTITPDNKIPLTQEGLAQAQLAGAEIHRVVSDAAGADSPNWSVCFYVSPYERTRSTLSQIGRSFSRKRVIGVREECRIREQDFGNFQVQERMKAIKETRERFGRFFYRFPEGESAADVYDRVSSFLESLWRDIDMNRLRHDPCHDLNLVIISHGLTSRVFLMKWFKWTVEQFEHLNNLGNCEFRVMQLGKGGEYSLAIHHTEEELQEWGLSPEMIADQKWRAQANRGDWNERCPWYLDAFFDKLAEPEEDSGDSDEIWHETDEKIPQTNCSS, encoded by the exons ATGCAGCAACAAAACTGCAAGAGCAGATTACAGCAAGTTCTACCGAAGCGGATAATCCTAATGCGTCACGGCGAGTCTCAAGGGAATCTCGACACCGCCGCCTACACCATCACCCCCGACAACAAAATCCCACTCACCCAAGAAGGCCTGGCCCAGGCCCAGCTCGCCGGCGCCGAGATCCACCGCGTCGTCTCCGACGCCGCCGGCGCTGACAGCCCCAACTGGAGCGTCTGCTTCTACGTCTCCCCTTACGAGCGGACGCGCTCCACGCTCAGCCAGATCGGACGGTCCTTCTCCAGGAAACGTGTGATCGGGGTCCGCGAGGAGTGCCGGATACGGGAGCAGGATTTCGGGAACTTCCAAGTACAGGAGCGGATGAAGGCCATTAAGGAGACCAGGGAGCGGTTCGGCCGGTTCTTCTACCGGTTTCCGGAGGGGGAGTCCGCCGCCGACGTCTACGATCGCGTTTCGA GTTTTCTTGAATCCTTGTGGAGGGACATAGACATGAACAGGCTTCGCCATGACCCTTGCCACGACCTCAATCTCGTAATCATATCACATGGGCTAACGTCACGCGTCTTCCTCATGAAGTGGTTCAAGTGGACAGTCGAGCAATTCGAGCACCTAAACAACCTTGGGAATTGTGAATTTCGAGTGATGCAATTAGGAAAGGGTGGAGAGTACAGCTTAGCAATTCATCACACCGAGGAAGAACTGCAAGAATGGGGTCTATCACCCGAAATGATAGCCGACCAAAAGTGGCGAGCCCAAGCCAACAGGGGCGACTGGAATGAACGTTGCCCCTGGTACCTCGATGCTTTTTTCGACAAACTAGCTGAGCCGGAAGAAGATAGCGGAGACAGTGACGAGATCTGGCATGAAACTGATGAAAAAATTCCGCAAACGAATTGCAGTTCTTGA
- the LOC103433984 gene encoding glutathione synthetase, chloroplastic-like: MHPRFYDFEATFKATTQRGSNMSTSYSSCYHSTTLSTHSLLLSHPKASAFHPSRFPNPSFKFHSTNQIPQTHLRIMSQKPSQVLGGKVEVGETQEGVSKGPMIDFHGIDEGLVEKMVYDALVWSSLHGLLVGDKSVQRSGKVPGVGMVHAPFALFPMLFPECHWKQAYELAPIFNELVDRVSLDAKFLQDSLSRTKKVDAFTSRLLDIHSKMLEINKKEDIRLGLHRSDYMLDEETKQLLQIEMNTISASFPGLGCLVSDLHRSLLNHYGESLGLDSKRVPNNPAATKFVEALAKAWSEYNNPRAVILLVVQPEERNMYDQHWLSALLKERHNVSTLRRTLAEIDAEGKLQPDGTLVVGGHEVAIVYFRVGYAPINYPSESEWRARLLMEQSSAIKCPSISYHLVGTKKIQQELAKPNVLERFLDDKEDIAKLRKCFAGLWSLDDSDIVKKAIESPGLFVMKPQREGGGNNIYGNDVREALTRLQKEGSEADAAYILMQRIFPTASHTFLMREGVCYKDDTISELGVYGAYLRNKDKVILNDQCGYLMRTKISSSDEGGVAAGFAVLDSLYLT; the protein is encoded by the exons ATGCATCCCAGGTTCTATGATTTTGAAGCCACCTTTAAGGCCACCACCCAAAGGGGGTCAAACATGAGCACTTCATATTCTTCGTGCTATCATTCCACCACACTCTCAACTCACTCCCTCCTCCTCTCACACCCCAAAGCCTCTGCCTTTCATCCATCCAGATTCCCAAATCCCAGTTTCAAATTCCATTCCACAAACCAAATCCCCCAGACCCATCTGAGGATCATGTCCCAGAAACCCTCTCAGGTTTTGGGTGGGAAAGTTGAAGTTGGGGAGACCCAGGAGGGAGTTTCCAAAGGACCCATGATTGATTTTCATGGGATTGATGAGGGGCTGGTGGAGAAGATGGTGTATGATGCTCTTGTTTGGAGCTCTCTTCATGGGCTTCTTGTTGGTGACAAGTCTGTTCAG AGATCAGGAAAGGTACCTGGTGTAGGCATGGTACATGCACCGTTTGCTTTATTTCCGATGCTATTTCCAGAATGCCATTGGAAGCAAGCATATGAGTTAGCCCCCATATTTAATGAACTTGTCGATCGAGTGAGTTTGGATGCAAAGTTTCTGCAGGATTCACTGTCCAG AACGAAGAAAGTGGATGCTTTTACATCTAGACTTCTAGATATTCATTCCAAGATGCTAGAGATTAACAAGAAAGAG GACATACGCTTGGGTTTACATCGCTCAGATTATATGCTTGATGAAGAAACTAAACAACTCCTTCAAATAGAGATGAACACAATTTCAGCTTCATTTCCGGGACTTGGTTGTCTTGTCAGCGACCTTCACAG GAGCTTACTTAATCACTATGGAGAATCTCTTGGATTAGATTCCAAAAGAGTTCCAAATAATCCTGCAGCCACTAAGTTTGTAGAGGCTTTGGCTAAAGCTTGGAGTGAATACAATAACCCCAG GGCTGTAATCCTGCTCGTGGTTCAGCCTGAAGAGCGGAACATGTATGACCAACACTGGCTTTCTGCTCTGTTGAAAGAAAG ACATAATGTATCAACTCTTCGGAGAACGTTGGCCGAAATTGATGCAGAGGGGAAGCTTCAACCAGATGGAACACTCGTTGT GGGTGGCCATGAAGTTGCAATTGTTTATTTCAGAGTTGGGTATGCACCAATCAATTATCCTTCTGAATCA GAGTGGAGAGCAAGGCTTCTTATGGAGCAGTCATCTGCCATCAAGTGCCCCTCAATTTCTTATCACTTGGTCGGGACCAAAAAGATTCAACAAGAACTTGCAAAGCCTAATGTTCTTGAGAG GTTCCTTGATGATAAAGAAGACATTGCAAAATTGCGGAAATGCTTTGCAGGATTGTGGAGTTTGGATGACTCAGATATTGTCAAAAAGGCAATAGAGAGCCCTGGGTTATTTGTTATGAAGCCTCAAAGAGAAGGCGGAG GGAACAACATCTACGGCAATGATGTAAGGGAAGCCCTCACAAGATTGCAGAAGGAAGGATCAGAAGCAGATGCTGCTTATATCCTAATGCAGAGGATATTCCCTACTGCttctcacacattcttgatgCGCGAGGGTGTATGTTATAAAGATGATACCATATCTGAGCTGGGGGTATACGGTGCTTACTTAAG GAACAAAGATAAAGTGATCTTGAACGATCAATGCGGCTACCTGATGCGGACAAAGATTTCATCATCAGATGAAGGTGGAGTTGCAGCTGGATTTGCAGTCTTAGATAGTTTATATCTAACCTGA
- the LOC103433985 gene encoding uncharacterized protein isoform X2, protein MAHPTKHGICSNGVLRLVFVLVGLCLVGYAVVHPTLYWSFKEHSSCPQCPCDCSTDFASAPVDCGKHEPEMKEEMEKDIIALMSEELSLQQAVANETLQRADAALMGVRKVSSLFQKEAEKCNVGVETCEEARERAEAELAEELRLSEVWEKRARELGWNDKRAYS, encoded by the exons ATGGCTCATCCGACAAAACATGGGATTTGCAGTAATGGTGTTCTGAGGCTGGTTTTTGTGTTAGTAGGTTTGTGCCTGGTCGGGTACGCAGTCGTACATCCAACGTTGTACTGGAGCTTTAAGGAGCACAGTTCGTGTCCGCAATGTCCTTGTGATTGTTCAACGGATTTCGCTTCCGCACCTGTAG ACTGCGGAAAACATGAACCAGAAATgaaagaggagatggagaaggACATCATCGCCTTGATGTCGGAAGAGCTAAGTTTGCAGCAAGCCGTAGCCAACGAAACCCTGCAACGGGCCGATGCAGCGTTAATGGGAGTTAGGAAAGTCTCTTCACTCTTCCAAAAGGAGGCAGAAAAATGTAATGTAGGAGTGGAAACTTGTGAAGAAGCAAGGGAGAGGGCAGAAGCAGAACTTGCAGAAGAGCTTAGGCTTTCGGAAGTATGGGAGAAACGAGCTCGGGAGCTCGGGTGGAACGATAAGAGAGCATACTCTTGA
- the LOC103433985 gene encoding uncharacterized protein isoform X1, with amino-acid sequence MAHPTKHGICSNGVLRLVFVLVGLCLVGYAVVHPTLYWSFKEHSSCPQCPCDCSTDFASAPVDIINSSISDCGKHEPEMKEEMEKDIIALMSEELSLQQAVANETLQRADAALMGVRKVSSLFQKEAEKCNVGVETCEEARERAEAELAEELRLSEVWEKRARELGWNDKRAYS; translated from the exons ATGGCTCATCCGACAAAACATGGGATTTGCAGTAATGGTGTTCTGAGGCTGGTTTTTGTGTTAGTAGGTTTGTGCCTGGTCGGGTACGCAGTCGTACATCCAACGTTGTACTGGAGCTTTAAGGAGCACAGTTCGTGTCCGCAATGTCCTTGTGATTGTTCAACGGATTTCGCTTCCGCACCTGTAG ATATTATCAATAGCTCAATTTCAG ACTGCGGAAAACATGAACCAGAAATgaaagaggagatggagaaggACATCATCGCCTTGATGTCGGAAGAGCTAAGTTTGCAGCAAGCCGTAGCCAACGAAACCCTGCAACGGGCCGATGCAGCGTTAATGGGAGTTAGGAAAGTCTCTTCACTCTTCCAAAAGGAGGCAGAAAAATGTAATGTAGGAGTGGAAACTTGTGAAGAAGCAAGGGAGAGGGCAGAAGCAGAACTTGCAGAAGAGCTTAGGCTTTCGGAAGTATGGGAGAAACGAGCTCGGGAGCTCGGGTGGAACGATAAGAGAGCATACTCTTGA